A genome region from Populus alba chromosome 3, ASM523922v2, whole genome shotgun sequence includes the following:
- the LOC118037865 gene encoding glycerol kinase, whose product MAKTKEAAFIGSIDQGTSSTRFIIYDRDSRCVGSHQVEFTQLYPQAGWVEHDPMEILESVKVCMAKAVDKASAEGHNVDAALKAIGLTNQRETTLVWSKSTGRPLYNAIVWMDVRTTSVCRRLEKEMPGGRTHFVETCGLPISTYFSAMKLIWLMENVDAVKEGIKKKDALFGTVDSWLIWNLTGGVNGGLHVTDVSNASRTMLMNLKTLEWDKHTLETLKIPAEILPKIVSNSEIIGKITEGWPLVGFPIAGCLGDQHAAMVGQACKKGEAKSTYGTGAFILRNTGEEVVHSTHGLLTTLAFKLGSKAPANYALEGSIAIAGAAVQWLRDSLGVIKSASEIEELASQVDNTGGVYFVPAFNGLFAPWWRDDARGVCIGITRFTSKAHIARAVLESMCFQVKDVLDSMHKDAAGSEEEEFLLRVDGGATVNNLLIQIQADLLGSPVVRPADIETTALGAAYAAGLAVGVWTEEEIFASGEKSKSDTTFRPKLNEELRKKKVDSWFKAVERTFDLADLSI is encoded by the exons ATGGCGAAAACAAAGGAGGCTGCCTTCATTGGCTCCATTGATCAAGGCACAAGCAGCACCAGATTCATCATCTATGACCGTGACTCTCGCTGTGTTGGATCTCACCAGGTTGAGTTCACCCAGCTCTATCCTCAAGCCGG ATGGGTGGAGCATGACCCAATGGAAATACTTGAGAGTGTGAAGGTGTGCATGGCGAAGGCAGTGGACAAGGCTTCAGCAGAGGGGCATAATGTGGACGCTGCTTTGAAGGCTATTGGTTTGACCAATCAGAGAGAAACTACTCTTGTTTGGAGCAAATCCACTGGTCGTCCCCTCTATAATGCCATTGTTTGGATGGATGTTCGCACCACTTCTGTTTGCAG GAGGCTGGAGAAAGAAATGCCAGGAGGAAGGACTCATTTCGTTGAGACATGCGGGTTGCCAATTAGCACTTATTTCAGTGCCATGAAGCTAATCTGGTTGATGGAAAACGTGGATGCGGTTAAAGAGGGTATCAAGAAGAAAGATGCTTTGTTTGGAACAGTAGATTCTTGGTTGATCTGGAATTTAACTGGCGGAGTAAACGGTGGCTTACACGTGACTGATGTCTCTAATGCATCTCGAACTATGCTCATGAATCTGAAGACTCTTGAGTGGGATAAACATACATTAGAAACCCTAAAAATCCCAGCTGAAATTCTTCCAAAAATTGTCAGTAATTCTGAGATCATTGGAAAGATCACAGAGGGATGGCCTCTTGTTGGTTTCCCAATTGCTGGATGTCTTGGTGACCAGCACGCTGCGATGGTTGGGCAAGCTTGTAAGAAGGGTGAGGCTAAGAGCACTTATGGAACTGGTGCTTTCATACTTCGCAACACCGGTGAGGAGGTGGTGCATTCAACGCATGGGCTTCTAACCACCTTGGCATTTAAGCTTGGCTCAAAAGCGCCAGCAAACTATGCACTTGAAGGCTCAATTGCTATTGCCGGGGCTGCAGTTCAGTGGCTCCGAGACAGTCTTGGAGTGATTAAAAGCGCTAGTGAAATCGAGGAACTGGCTTCTCAGGTTGACAATACCGGTGGAGTTTATTTTGTTCCTGCCTTCAATGGATTGTTTGCTCCATGGTGGCGTGATGATGCTCGCGGGGTTTGTATTGGGATCACAAGGTTCACAAGCAAGGCTCACATTGCTCGAGCTGTGCTTGAGAGCATGTGTTTTCAAGTGAAGGATGTGTTGGATTCAATGCATAAAGATGCCGCAGGTTCCGAGGAGGAAGAGTTCTTGCTTAGAGTGGACGGCGGTGCTACTGTCAACAACCTCTTGATACAGATTCAG GCTGACTTGCTAGGGAGCCCTGTGGTGAGACCAGCTGATATCGAGACAACAGCCCTCGGAGCAGCCTATGCTGCTGGTTTAGCTGTCGGGGTTTGGACAGAAGAAGAGATCTTCGCTTCTGGAGAAAAGTCCAAGTCTGACACCACTTTCCGTCCCAAGCTAAATGAGGAgctgaggaagaagaaggtggATTCGTGGTTCAAAGCTGTTGAAAGGACTTTTGACTTGGCTGATCTTTCCATTTGA
- the LOC118037863 gene encoding protein REDUCED CHLOROPLAST COVERAGE 3 has translation MAPRSGRGKSNKARAERKRKEEKSVPSVVDVTVITPYESQVVLKGISTDRILDVKKLLAANVETCHLTNYSLSHEVKGHGLHDRVEIISLKPCLLKIIEEDYTEESQAVAHVRRLLDIVACTTRFSNKSRRPSQSISQSKRSNSSRSPRTRTPATPLSDDAASETTSVSAAMSESMDMAAIHPTPKLSEFYDFFSFSHLPPPILDLRRCSEVKDGEERSRPGDYFEFQVKICNGKLIKVVASVKGFYAVGKQFSQSHSMVDLLQNLSRAFANAYDSLMKAFVEHNKFGNLPYGFRANTWLVPPSVADSPSNFPSLPVEDESWGGNGGGQGRYGGYDLRPWATDFAILASLPCKTEEERVVRDRKALLLHSQFVDVSIFKAVAAIQGVIDSNLQARDTISGSFLLEDHVGDLSIVVERDAADASLKTVVKVNGNHLSGIPAKEIAQRNLLKGVTADESVVVHDTSSLSTVIVRLCGYTATVKVVGNVKKKKFDAQDIEIDDLPDGGANALNINSLRVLLHKCWSAESSLGQSSHSSMEELEASRCLIRKASTESLTKLEEKPIALERSIRWELGSCWLQHLQKHEASKDTNSKSPEDNSENGQAVKGLGKEFKFLKKRDMKPTVTSTHDREEIESGMCSQAMGINAGQHSNDESNIGCELRRLVSEEAFLRLKESGTGLHLKSADELLQTAYIYYDEVALPKLVMDFGSLELSPVDGRTLTDFMHFRGLQMRSLGRVVELAEKLPHIQSLCVHEMVTRAFKHLLKVVIASINNKSDLSAAIASSLNFLLGSCGVEGSDQTMKDDHALKLQWLRTFLSQRFGWTLKDEFQHLRKLSILRGLCHKVGLELVPRDYDMECSNPFRKCDIISVVPVCKNVGCSSADGRTLLESSKVALDKGKLEDAVNYGTKALAKMIAVCGPYHRTTASAYSLLAVVLYHTGDFNQATIYQQKALDINERELGLDHPDTMKSYGDLSVFYYRLQHVELALKYVNRALFLLQFACGLSHPNTAATYINVAMMEEGMGNVHVALRYLHEALKCNQRLLGADHIQTAASYHAIAIALSLMEAYSLSVQHEQTTLKILLEKLGTEDLRTQDAAAWLEYFESKALEQQEAARNGTPKPDASIASKGHLSVSDLLDYISPDQDSRGSDALRKQRRAKVLQVSDKSYLVHQDVVVKDGLGNAMVMTDDGNTQEQGVDMIHNEEAEENDDITKYRPTVAGEVVEETTSDEGWLEANPKGRSWKAAGRKSGRRRPALAKLNINTAEYSSNRERSYRSQIISPAQRKTPRTITMEVSPVKQSIELQAKATVSKPFSAPANLTAMASKSLSYKEVAVAPPGMALKPSQEIVEESSGAKPETQICGVVPETFKEEESNDIPVIDNKPGPDEAEGTHESETQPEKSGPEVEEISSSNQEKLIEKNGSKLSAAAEPFNPGVCPLVHPLNSASVPSIYDETASKGMLVVPVAPPLARVPRGPRSPLYFRTAQSYHMRQGLLKYRTHLATQPRSMNPHAPEFVPGRAWQTNPENGDSAISTETKSLLETSKAREEEEDFGKESGNEVQDCSSKRTTSETEKAELARQILLSFIVKSVQNNIDGGSENLGSKRSDSSENSSDAIANDSAIIKILYGNEGKTKLVTQSSDGEQPKTPDANNHGDGEGFIVVTKRRRNKQQFTNGVAGLYNQQSLCAPVL, from the exons atGGCGCCAAGGTCAGGGAGGGGGAAATCAAACAAAGCTAGAGCAGAGaggaaaaggaaggaggagaaAT CTGTTCCTAGTGTTGTTGATGTCACCGTGATCACTCCATATGAATCGCAAGTTGTGCTCAAG GGCATCTCCACTGATAGGATACTTGATGTGAAGAAGTTATTGGCTGCAAATGTGGAAACATGTCATCTCACAAACTATTCCTTATCTCACGAG gtgAAAGGGCATGGGTTGCATGACAGAGTAGAAATCATCTCCTTGAAGCCCTGCCTGCTCAAAATCATCGAAG AGGACTACACAGAGGAGTCGCAAGCCGTAGCTCATGTACGGAGGCTGCTGGACATCGTAGCCTGCACAACCAGGTTCTCCAACAAATCCAGGCGACCGTCACAGTCAATATCACAATCCAAACGGTCTAATAGTTCTAGGTCACCACGGACCAGGACTCCTGCAACGCCACTGTCCGACGATGCAGCATCCGAAACGACGTCGGTGTCGGCGGCGATGTCGGAGAGTATGGACATGGCGGCGATTCACCCGACGCCGAAGCTGTCTGAGTTCTATgacttcttctccttctctcaCCTCCCGCCTCCTATTCtcg ATTTGAGACGATGCAGTGAGGTTAAGGATGGTGAGGAAAGGTCACGACCGGgtgattattttgaatttcag GTTAAGATATGCAATGGAAAGCTAATAAAGGTGGTTGCTTCAGTAAAAGGGTTTTATGCAGTGGGAAAGCAATTTTCCCAAAGCCATTCCATGGTGGATCTTCTTCAAAATCTCAGCCGAGCTTTTGCCAAT GCATATGATTCCCTTATGAAGGCTTTTGTAGAGCATAATAAG TTCGGTAATCTTCCTTACGGATTCCGCGCAAATACATGGCTTGTTCCTCCATCTGTTGCGGACTCTCCATCAAACTTTCCATCCCTTCCTGTAGAAGATGAGAGCTGGGGTGGCAATGGTGGAGGGCAAGGAAGATATGGTGGATATGATCTTCGTCCTTGGGCCACTGATTTCGCGATATTGGCTAGCCTACCATGCAAGACAGAGGAGGAGAGAGTGGTGCGAGACCGGAAGGCTCTTTTGCTTCATAGTCAATTTGTTGATGTTTCAATTTTTAAAGCTGTTGCAGCGATACAAGGTGTTATTGATTCCAATCTTCAAGCAAGAGATACAATTTCAGGCTCTTTCTTGCTTGAAGATCATGTAGGAGACTTGTCTATAGTTGTAGAACGTGATGCAGCAGATGCAAGCTTGAAGACTGTGGTCAAAGTCAACGGCAATCACTTATCTGGTATCCCTGCTAAGGAAATTGCTCAAAGGAATTTGCTCAAAGGGGTAACCGCAGATGAGAGTGTAGTTGTTCAT GATACCTCTTCATTGAGCACTGTCATTGTAAGACTTTGTGGATACACTGCAACAGTGAAAGTTGTTGGCAatgtgaagaagaaaaagtttgATGCTCAAGATATTGAAATTGATGATCTACCAGATGGAGGAGCTAATGCTCTTAATATTAACAG TTTAAGGGTGCTGCTGCACAAGTGTTGGAGTGCTGAATCATCTCTAGGACAGTCTTCTCACTCTTCTATGGAAGAGTTAGAAGCATCTAGATGTCTTATTCGGAAAGCAAGTACAGAGAGTTTAACCAAGCTAGAGGAGAAGCCAATTGCTTTAGAAAGGTCTATTAGATGGGAACTTGGCTCATGTTGGTTGCAACATCTGCAAAAGCATGAAGCTTCAAAAGATACCAATTCTAAAAGCCCAGAGGATAATAGTGAGAACGGACAAGCTGTGAAAGGTCTTGGAAAGGAATTCAAATTTTTGAAGAAGAGGGATATGAAGCCTACTGTGACTTCCACACATGATAGAGAAGAAATTGAATCTGGCATGTGCAGCCAAGCTATGGGAATTAATGCCGGACAACATAGCAATGATGAGTCCAACATTGGGTGCGAATTGAGGAGATTGGTTTCTGAAGAAGCCTTCTTGCGTCTGAAAGAATCTGGAACTGGCCTTCATTTAAAG TCAGCAGATGAGCTTCTTCAAACAGCATACATATATTATGATGAAGTTGCATTGCCTAAGctg GTAATGGATTTTGGCTCCCTTGAACTTTCGCCTGTTGATGGTCGCACGCTGACTGACTTCATGCATTTTAGGGGACTGCAGATGCGCTCTTTGGGACGGGTG GTTGAACTTGCAGAGAAGCTTCCTCACATACAATCACTTTGTGTTCATGAGATGGTTACTCGAGCTTTCAAGCACCTACTTAAAGTGGTTATTGCATCTATCAACAATAAATCAGACTTGTCTGCAGCCATAGCTTCATCCCTAAATTTCTTGCTTGGAAGTTGTGGGGTTGAAGGCAGTGATCAAACTATGAAGGATGACCATGCTCTCAAATTGCAGTGGTTGCGAACATTTCTTTCCCAGAGATTTGGTTGGACACTGAAAGATGAATTTCAGCATTTGAGAAAGCTTTCAATTCTTCGTGGACTTTGCCATAAG GTTGGATTGGAGTTGGTTCCAAGAGATTATGACATGGAGTGCTCAAACCCCTTTAGGAAATGCGACATTATCAGTGTAGTTCCTGTGTGTAAG AATGTAGGATGCTCTTCAGCTGATGGACGGACTCTGTTGGAGTCGTCGAAGGTTGCTCTTGATAAAGGAAAGCTTGAGGATGCTGTTAATTATGGAACGAAG GCTCTAGCAAAGATGATAGCTGTATGTGGTCCCTATCATCGGACTACTGCCAGTGCTTACAGTCTTCTAGCTGTTGTTCTCTACCACACAGGAGACTTTAATCAG GCTACTATATACCAGCAAAAGGCTTTGGATATCAATGAGAGGGAACTTGGTCTTGATCATCCAGATACAATGAAAAGCTATGGCGATCTTTCTGTGTTTTATTATCGTCTTCAACACGTTGAGTTAGCTTTGAA ATATGTGAACCGTGCTTTATTCCTTCTTCAATTTGCTTGTGGTCTGTCTCATCCTAATACTGCCGCTACATACATCAATGTGGCAATGATGGAAGAGGGTATGGGAAATGTTCATGTTGCTCTCAGATACCTGCATGAAGCTCTAAAGTGCAATCAAAGATTGTTAGGGGCAGATCATATACAG ACAGCTGCAAGCTACCATGCTATAGCCATTGCTCTTTCTCTGATGGAGGCATATTCCTTAAGTGTTCAACATGAGCAAACGACACTCAAGATACTTCTGGAAAAACTTGGAACGGAGGATCTTCGTACTCAG GATGCTGCTGCGTGGCTTGAATATTTTGAATCAAAAGCCCTAGAGCAGCAAGAAGCAGCACGAAATGGAACTCCAAAGCCAGATGCATCCATCGCAAGCAAAGGTCACCTTAG TGTATCAGATCTCCTGGATTACATTAGTCCTGATCAAGACTCTAGAGGAAGTGATGCACTCAGGAAACAGCGTCGTGCAAAG GTACTCCAGGTTAGTGATAAGTCCTATCTAGTCCATCAAGATGTAGTGGTCAAAGATGGCTTGGGAAATGCAATGGTTATGACAGATGATGGCAACACTCAAGAACAAGGGGTGGATATGATTCATAATGAAGAAGCAGAGGAAAATGATGATATCACCAAGTACAGGCCCACAGTTGCGGGGGAAGTTGTTGAAGAAACAACTTCAGATGAAGGATGGCTAGAAGCCAATCCAAAAGGACGGTCATGGAAAGCTGCTGGCAGGAAATCTGGTCGTAGACGACCAGCTCTTGCAAAGCTAAACATAAATACTGCAGAATATTCAAGTAATAGAGAAAGAAGCTATAGGAGTCAAATCATTTCCCCAGCGCAAAGAAAAACTCCAAGGACAATTACAATGGAGGTGTCACCTGTGAAGCAATCAATTGAACTGCAGGCAAAAGCTACCGTCTCCAAACCTTTTTCTGCTCCGGCAAATCTCACTGCTATGGCATCAAAATCGCTCTCTTACAAAGAAGTAGCTGTGGCACCCCCTGGTATGGCTTTGAAGCCATCTCAGGAGATAGTAGAAGAATCAAGCGGGGCAAAACCTGAAACTCAGATATGCGGCGTTGTACCTGAGACATTTAAGGAGGAGGAAAGCAATGATATCCCTGTTATTGATAACAAACCAGGTCCTGATGAAGCAGAAGGAACTCATGAAAGTGAAACTCAACCCGAAAAATCTGGCCCTGAAGTTGAGGAAATTTCTTCTTCTAATCAGGAAAAGTTGATTGAGAAAAATGGAAGCAAGCTTTCAGCTGCAGCTGAACCATTCAATCCAGGAGTGTGCCCACTGGTTCACCCTTTAAACTCAGCTTCTGTACCAAGCATATATGATGAGACAGCTAGCAAAGGAATGCTTGTAGTCCCAGTGGCACCTCCACTTGCAAGAGTTCCTCGTGGGCCTAGATCTCCGCTTTATTTTAGAACTGCTCAATCTTACCACATGAGACAAGGTTTGCTGAAATACCGAACTCATTTGGCAACACAACCTAGAAGCATGAATCCACATGCACCTGAGTTTGTTCCCGGTAGAGCTTGGCAAACAAATCCTGAAAATGGAGATTCTGCTATTTCAACCGAGACGAAATCGTTGCTCGAGACAAGCAAGgcaagagaggaagaggaggactTTGGTAAGGAATCCGGTAATGAAGTTCAAGACTGTTCTTCAAAAAGGACCACCTCTGAGACCGAGAAGGCAGAACTTGCAAGGCAGATATTGCTCAGTTTCATTGTGAAGTCAGTCCAGAATAATATTGATGGTGGAAGCGAGAACCTAGGCAGTAAAAGGTCTGACAGTTCAGAAAACTCTTCGGATGCAATAGCTAATGACAGTGCAATTATAAAAATCCTCTACGGAAATGAAGGAAAGACAAAATTGGTTACTCAGTCCAGCGACGGTGAACAGCCAAAAACCCCAGATGCTAATAATCACGGTGACGGTGAAGGATTTATAGTTGTGACAAAGCGGAGAAGAAACAAGCAGCAGTTCACAAACGGGGTTGCTGGGTTGTACAACCAGCAATCACTCTGCGCACCTGTTCTTTGA